A section of the uncultured Fusobacterium sp. genome encodes:
- a CDS encoding suppressor of fused domain protein, which produces MEYTQNERIEIVKFIEENFGKIEEVYEVDYGNFSLDVAQINPTEEKPYYTIITLGMGEYEMYNQNNENFSNYAELMISFPPDWNFDDKNYTWAIDELIQLTYIPFTYFFAYEWGHLENNFESFSSKTNLSAVAILYPEMKEENSGLLKLENRDLQFYQIVPLYDEEYTFALKNGMKNLLLLDVEKKINYVVDMQREKVLEYSEEEKELQDDIMDSSEWHLGDYYSKGIEVDEINVYNHLAIFLRWCMENSFLADNFLKAYGKELEKYKSQDFIDLREFVKYRLKGDLRKSFFNDVGKEFIRYYYDYDFDDGDFFPGDIDNYAKRIFGEKRYYSPELKREAYLYLNFDEKYYQDMKEVIDKVYNKWLKELENYSN; this is translated from the coding sequence ATGGAATATACTCAAAATGAAAGAATAGAGATTGTAAAATTTATAGAGGAAAATTTTGGAAAAATTGAAGAGGTATATGAAGTTGATTATGGTAATTTTTCTTTAGATGTAGCTCAAATTAATCCGACAGAGGAAAAACCATACTATACCATTATAACTCTTGGAATGGGAGAATATGAGATGTATAACCAAAATAATGAAAATTTTTCAAACTATGCAGAGCTTATGATTTCTTTCCCTCCTGACTGGAATTTTGATGACAAAAATTATACTTGGGCAATAGATGAATTAATACAATTAACATATATTCCATTTACTTACTTTTTCGCATATGAATGGGGACATTTAGAAAATAATTTTGAGTCTTTTAGTTCTAAAACTAATTTAAGTGCAGTAGCTATATTATATCCAGAAATGAAAGAAGAAAACTCTGGACTTTTAAAACTTGAAAATAGAGATTTACAATTTTATCAAATAGTTCCTTTATATGATGAGGAATATACTTTTGCTTTAAAAAATGGAATGAAAAATTTATTATTACTAGATGTAGAGAAAAAAATAAATTATGTTGTAGATATGCAAAGAGAAAAAGTTCTTGAATATTCAGAGGAAGAAAAAGAGTTACAAGATGATATTATGGATTCATCAGAATGGCATTTGGGAGATTATTACTCAAAAGGAATAGAGGTAGATGAGATAAATGTATATAATCACTTGGCTATTTTTCTTCGTTGGTGTATGGAAAATAGTTTTTTAGCTGATAATTTCTTAAAAGCTTATGGTAAAGAGCTTGAAAAATATAAATCTCAAGATTTTATAGATTTAAGAGAGTTTGTAAAATATAGATTGAAAGGAGATTTAAGAAAATCATTCTTTAATGATGTGGGAAAAGAGTTTATTAGATATTACTACGACTATGATTTTGATGATGGAGATTTTTTTCCAGGAGATATAGATAATTATGCTAAAAGAATTTTTGGAGAGAAGAGATATTATTCTCCAGAGTTAAAAAGAGAAGCTTATTTGTATCTAAATTTTGATGAAAAATACTATCAAGATATGAAAGAGGTTATAGATAAAGTTTATAACAAATGGTTAAAAGAGTTAGAGAATTATAGTAATTAG